From one Nematostella vectensis chromosome 7, jaNemVect1.1, whole genome shotgun sequence genomic stretch:
- the LOC5520761 gene encoding L-asparaginase, with product MEEMEPRTARVLVLYTGGTIGMEKTQSGYQPKTGFLQKQIKRLPMLYDEVFMATRKNQQQTQSESLELEELAMPVSPYNVRVLYYIKEYVPIKDSSNLMIEDWVMMALDIQKHYDSYNGFVVIHGTDTMAYTASALSFMMENLGKTIVLTGSQVPIYEQRNDGRDNLLGALMIAGHYIIPEVGLYFGGCLYRGNRATKVDAGSFSAFDSPNLPPLVTMTVKIDVQWDAIFRCNNTTSFTVHTKMNPNIGLLRLFPGITAVTVKSFLQPPMQGVVLQTYGAGNAPNNRSDLINEIKQATDRGVIIVNCTQCIHGPVVDAYATGRTLIDAGVVPGSDMTPEAALTKLSYVLGHDHLTVKERQELMRRNLRGELKVAQSQEQFSLKDSEFIEAVACSLHIGSSEEMRYIRRALLPVLMCCASSSGSVQTLQKLLDQGADPNGNINYDGRTPLHIACLNGNLEIARFLLQHGASVHVRDRFNRSPLEDAIKFRHQKVVELLVETGATLGRSTSEIAAEVCCLAAKNRVDDLRLWGTASADLNGVDYDGRTPLHVAVSRNNVEAVEYLLSSGVDTSQRDIFGNTALDNAKINQFENILNLFDEHSRRVRVQERIEEAG from the exons ATGGAAGAAATGGAGCCGAGAACAGCCCGCGTTCTCGTCTTGTATACTGGTGGAACTATCGGTATGGAAAAGACACAATCCG GATATCAACCGAAGACCGGTTTTCTCCAAAAACAGATTAAACGCCTTCCCATGCTTTACGACGAAGTCTTCATGGCTACTAGGAAGAACCAACAACAGACACAATCCGAAAGTTTGGAGCTAGAAGAACTTGCTATGCC GGTGTCTCCATATAATGTTCGAGTACTATACTACATTAAAGAGTATGTTCCGATCAAGGATTCATCAAACCTGATGATCGAAGACTGGGTTATGATGGCGCTTGACATTCAGAAGCACTATGATAGCTACAATGGATTTGTAGTTATTCATGGCACTGATACAATGGCTTATACTGCCTCAGCCCTCTCTTTTATGATGGAGAATCTTGGGAAGACAATCGTTTTAACTGGATCACAG GTCCCAATTTATGAACAGCGAAATGATGGTCGGGACAACCTCCTAGGTGCGCTGATGATAGCAGGCCATTACATTATCCCTGAAGTTGGTCTCTACTTTGGTGGTTGTCTTTATAGAGGCAACAGAGCTACTAAGGTTGATGCTGGAAGTTTCAGTGCCTTTGACTCTCCAAACCTCCCTCCGTTGGTAACAATGACAGTCAAAATTGATG TGCAATGGGATGCAATTTTCAGATGTAACAATACCACGAGCTTCACTGTTCACACAAAAATGAATCCCAATATCGGTCTGCTTAGGCTCTTTCCTGGAATTACTGCCGTGACT gtTAAGTCATTTTTGCAGCCACCTATGCAAGGAGTTGTGCTGCAAACTTATGGTGCCGGAAATGCCCCAAACAATCGCAGTGACCTGATCAATGAGATTAAACAGGCAACCGACAGAGGTGTTATTATTGTGAACTGTACTCAATGTATCCACGGGCCAGTAGTGGATGCCTATGCTACAGGAAGG ACTCTGATTGATGCCGGTGTGGTCCCAGGCTCTGACATGACCCCAGAGGCCGCCCTTACCAAGCTATCCTATGTTCTAGGTCATGATCACCTTACAGTTAAAGAGCGGCAAGAG TTGATGAGACGGAACTTGCGAGGTGAGCTGAAGGTGGCACAATCGCAGGAGCAGTTTTCCCTGAAAGACAGCGAGTTCATTGAAGCGGTTGCCTGCTCCCTTCACATAGGCTCAagtgag GAAATGAGATACATTCGTCGGGCGCTTTTACCAGTTCTTATGTGCTGCGCTTCAAGTTCCGGAAGTGTTCAAACCCTTCAGAAACTGCTGGACCAG GGCGCTGATCCTAACGGTAATATCAACTACGATGGTCGCACGCCTCTGCATATCGCCTGCTTGAACGGCAACCTAGAGATAGCGCGTTTTCTACTGCAGCACGGCGCGTCTGTCCACGTGAGAGACCGCTTTAACAGAAGTCCGCTGGAGGACGCGATCAAGTTCAGGCATCAGAAG GTTGTTGAGCTACTGGTGGAGACTGGGGCCACTTTGGGCCGAAGCACGTCTGAAATAGCGGCCGAAGTGTGCTGCCTGGCAGCAAAAAACCGAGTCGACGATCTACGCTTATGGGGTACCGCGTCCGCTGACCTGAACGGTGTTGACTACGACGGGCGCACGCCGTTACACGTG GCCGTGTCACGCAACAACGTGGAGGCTGTTGAATACCTGTTGAGCTCTGGCGTCGACACCAGCCAGCGTGACATATTTGGGAACACTGCCCTCGATAACGCCAAGataaaccagtttgaaaacaTTTTGAACCTGTTTGACGAACACTCACGCCGCGTTAGGGTTCAAGAAAGAATAGAAGAGGCAGGCTAG
- the LOC5520762 gene encoding cell death regulator Aven, whose protein sequence is MRPDEHKRKKNAQYKKKHGIPVKKGAGKPDKPTDSADVKPGEKENQETCSQTTPLDESRWFSRRHLTTNWDRYEGLDIADEEDQRTLVTSRGEDFANLVEKAGNPDSQFRFQAEKEWEEDTMSQAASEGLEINLASLAEALQGLPIYRKLHIDDKEINPSSSLRCLDQVEKAVDGTGNSYYTASTLTLTAEKQASSCTVETLKHHYIEKPSSTTKDDRHDNRQLSVTEAPPTTHLHSSLRDVASGVYSYQSHNTSKDQTGSVIDSELDFLLSLDNTKLNAVSSKKPVNGNKVSPFSNQVYSSADDKELQSTGAGAFMHAPKEQPLLNTSVDSEKGETKRQSETEQDLEDWLDSVLS, encoded by the exons ATGAGACCTGATGAGCATAAACGAAAAAAGAATGCGCAGTACAAGAAAAAGCATGGTATACCTGTTAAGAAGGGTGCTGGTAAACCTGATAAACCCACAGATAGTGCTGACGTGAAACCAGGAGAGAAGGAGAATCAAGAAACATGTTCGCAAACAACG CCTTTGGATGAGAGTAGGTGGTTTTCACGTCGTCATCTTACAACCAACTGGGATAGATATGAAGGACTTGACA TTGCAGATGAAGAAGACCAAAGAACATTAGTTACAAGCAGAGGAGAAGATTTTGCTAATCTGGTTGAGAAAGCAG GCAACCCAGACTCACAATTCAGATTCCAGGCAGAGAAAGAATGGGAGGAAGATACCATGTCACAG GCTGCATCAGAAGGATTAGAGATCAATTTGGCTTCTCTGGCGGAAGCACTTCAAGGTCTACCTATTTACAGAAAGCTACATATCGatgataaagaaataaat CCATCTTCAAGTCTTCGCTGCTTAGATCAAGTTGAGAAGGCTGTAGATGGCACTGGAAATAGTTACTACACTGCCTCTACTTTAACACTTACTGCAGAAAAACAAGCTAGCAGTTGTACAGTAGAGACCTTGAAACATCATTATATTGAAAAGCCGTCATCAACCACCAAAGATGATAGGCATGATAATAGACAGCTGTCAGTCACAGAAGCTCCACCCACCACTCATTTGCATTCATCATTGAGAGATGTAGCCTCTGGGGTCTATTCTTATCAATCACACAATACCTCTAAGGACCAGACAGGCTCTGTCATTGATAGTGAACTCGATTTCCTTTTGTCTCTGGATAACACAAAGCTAAATGCAGTGTCCAGTAAAAAGCCAGTGAATGGGAATAAAGTTTCACCTTTCAGTAATCAAGTATATTCTTCAGCTGATGACAAGGAACTTCAATCAACTGGGGCTGGGGCTTTTATG CATGCCCCAAAGGAACAGCCACTACTGAACACTTCTGTTGATTCCGAGAAAGGCGAAACAAAAAGACAATCCGAGACAGAGCAAGACCTGGAAGATTGGCTTGATAGTGTTTTATCTTAG
- the LOC5520764 gene encoding calmodulin-like protein 12, which produces MDRLSVEQLAEYKDAFELYSRHDLRGVEYLRSKDLGPVMRMLGFNPGDQELQDITNEIDYGKGGGTIDFEDFVKMMEDQKKPSEEEEIRTAFDVFDSDHKEFIESGDIRGALHRVNTIPPRELEEMLVDLDLVRDRKFTFEEFKKLVTASDDKPKRSATLDHLSDEQISEYKEAFYMYDADGSGHVTTKELHKAMRTLGFNPTEEEIQEMVNEVDYDGNGVLDFNEFVDLMENQKKPDEEEQDLINAFHVFDSDDKGYIEASELRDLLCGMEKKIPEDELQDMLRYYGLDKDRRVLLMEFAELLDPVYAQELRERIEQNNNKNGGSAAQLPVEGETTESGML; this is translated from the exons ATG GATCGTCTGTCGGTGGAACAACTTGCAg AGTACAAAGATGCCTTTGAACTATACAGCCGGCACGACCTCAGAGGAGTTGAGTACCTGCGCAGTAAAGATCTTGGACCTGTAATGCGCATGCTCGGATTTAATCCTGGAGACCAGGAgcttcaagacatcactaatGAGATTGATTACGGCAAGG GAGGAGGAACGATTGACTTCGAAGATTTCGTGAAAATGATGGAAGACCAGAAAAAGCCGAGTGAGGAAGAGGAAATTCGCACGGCTTTTGATGTCTTCGACTCTGACCACAAGGAGTTCATTGAGTCGGGCGATATCCGAGGTGCGCTACATCGAGTGAATACCATCCCACCACGCGAGCTGGAGGAGATGCTGGTAGACCTGGACCTGGTCAGGGATAGAAAGTTCACTTTTGAAG AATTCAAGAAGCTGGTCACGGCTTCAGATGACAAGCCCAAACGCTCAGCCACGCTT GATCACCTATCAGATGAACAAATCTCAG AATACAAGGAGGCATTCTATATGTATGACGCAGATGGCAGTGGTCACGTCACCACGAAAGAGCTCCATAAGGCCATGCGAACGCTCGGTTTTAACCCAACAGAAGAAGAAATACAAGAAATGGTCAATGAAGTGGACTACGATG GGAATGGTGTCCTGGATTTCAATGAATTCGTTGATTTGATGGAGAACCAGAAAAAGCCAGACGAAGAAGAACAAGATCTTATCAACGCGTTTCACGTGTTCGACTCGGATGATAAAGGTTATATAGAGGCCTCCGAGCTACGAGACTTACTGTGTGGAATGGAAAAGAAAATACCGGAAGACGAGCTACAAGACATGCTCCGGTATTATGGGCTGGATAAGGACCGTCGGGTTTTGCTCATGG AATTCGCGGAATTGCTTGACCCAGTGTATGCGCAAGAGTTGCGGGAACGAATCGAGCagaataacaacaaaaacggCGGCAGTGCTGCACAGCTCCCTGTAGAGGGCGAGACAACAGAGAGCGGGATGCTATGA